The genomic segment CTGGCTAGTCGACAACGGCGCCTTTCATCTGTTTTTTAATCGCGATGAACAGATTGATCGCGTTATTGCTACGCCACCAAACTACCACCAAAGCCCTGATGGCACGCAGTGGGTCATGCCAATTGACCCACAAGGCGGCGGCAGTTGGATTGGTGTCAATGAATACGGTATTGCCCTGTGTTTACTCAACTTTTATCAGGGACAAACCCCGCAGGGCCCTTTGGTCAGTCGCGGACAATTAGTGAAAACCTTTATTCAACACCAGAGTGTCGATGGTTTGATCAAAGCATTTAAACAACTCGACTTATCACACTATGCGCCTTTTACCTTCGTGCTGTTTGCCCCCACTCAAAGTCCGCTAGCTCACAACGTGAGAGCGATGCAATGGGATGGCCATAGTTTGTGTGACAGTGTCGCGGCGTCCCCCGTGAGCTCAAGCGGTTATCGATACGAAGAAGTGATCCAATTTCGCCGCCAACACTACACTCAACACGTGTTGCCTAACCCCACGGTCGCCGCGCATATTGACTTTCACCGCCACCGCAGCGAGCTTAGCTATTTAGGCCCCAACCTGCAGCGAAATGACGCGAAAACCGTTAGTTTTACACACATTTGCATCGACCAATCTCATATCACGATGGATTATCAAGATGCTGATAGCGAAGCAATAACCCGATGTTCAATGCGCCTTAAAAAGCACAAAGACACCGAAAAAAGACATGTTGTCGGCTAGAGATGAAATATTTTTGCCCCTCCCCCTGTCCTTTATATTGAAATGACGAATTAAAAGGAAAAGACGATGAGAAAATTTTGGCTTTTGGTATCCCTGTTGATAACGCCCCTGATGTTTAGTTTATCCGCACACGCTCAGGACCCGGTCTACACCAGCTTTTTTAGCAGTAAAGCCGTTGGTGGTTATGATACGGTCGCTTACTTTACCGAAAATAAGCCGGTCAAAGGGAGCGATCAATTCAAAACCCGCTACCAAGGGGCAGATTGGTATTTTTCCAGTCAAGAAAACCTCGACCTGTTTGTCAATAACCCAGACAAATACGCGCCTCAATACGGTGGCTATTGCGCTTGGGCGGTCGCGGCAAAAAATGACTTTGCCCCTGGCGATCCGCTGCATTGGCGTATTGTCGGTGATAAGCTTTATTTAAACTACGACCAAAGCGTTCAAGAGATGTGGAACAAAGACATCCCAGGATTTATTGCCCAAGCTGAGCAAAATTGGCCAGCGCTTATCAATCAATAAATCGTGCACCACGCGGTAAGCCGAGTTGTTCAAGCCCTAACGAAACAGGCAGAGTACTTCACTCTGCCTGTTTTTTTATGCGCTGTTTCTACCCGCGCCTTTCACTCATCACGACGGACAATTTAAAGATCGCCGCCATAAATATCAAAGTTAAAGTATTTGTTGGCTATCTTGTCGTAAGTCCCATTGGCACGAATGGCTTTTATCGCTTGGTTAAATTGCTCAGCCAGCGCCTTATCTTGTTTGCGAAGTGCGAGCGCGGTGCCTTCACCGATATAGGCTTTATCCGTCACCGCTTGGCCTTTAAAAGCAAACTCTTGCCCTTCCGGTTTGGCCAAAAATGCCAACTCCAATTGATCGGCGTTGCCAAAGGTCACGTCCAAACGGCCATTTTGCATGTCGAGATACACTTCATCTTGACCGCTGTAGCGTTTGATGGTGGCCACATCAGCAAATTTGTCGGTGACGTAACGGTCGTGGATGGTCCCTTGCTGAACGCCGATGGTTTTGCCTGCTAACCCTTGGCTATCCATGGCAAAGTCGGCACTGGATTTGGCGACAAAACGCGCTGGGGTTTGGTAGTACTTATCGGTAAACAGCACTTTTTTCTTGCGATCTTCAGTGATGCGCATTGACGCCATGATCACATCGGCTTTACGAGAAAGAAGACTTGGGATCAAGGCATCCCAACCTTGGGACACCCAAGTACATTCGAGTTTTGCTTCTGCACACAAAGCATCTGCAATTTCAATATCAAAACCAACAGGGGTACCTTCGGCATTTTTATAATTAAACGGAGGGTAGGTAAAATCCGAAGCTAAGCGTACTTCTTTTGCCATTACTACGTGGGAAGTCATCATGGCCAAACATGCCAGACCTAAGCTAAACGTTTTTTTCATTTTTTCATCCTTGGTTTGTATTTTGAGATATTGTACTTTGAGATTGAGGGGTATATTGATCGATAAGATCAACCACTTTTTGCATGGTTTGTCGAGTGCCAATGGTGATCCTGACACAATGCTTAAGACTGTCTTCATGTGCTTGATTACGAGTAACCACACCGTGTTGTTTAAGGTAATCAAACAGATCGAACTCAGGTTGAGTTTTCACTAACACAAAGTTGGTTGCACTTGGGTAGACGCGTTCAATAAACCCATAGTTCGAAAGTTGTTCGGCAAACCAATCGCGTGTCTCAATCAAGCTATCAACCCCGGTTTGCATCTTGGTTAAACCCTGCTCAGACAGAGCGTTTAACACCAGTTCACAACTTGGGTCTGGCATTGGATAAGGCGGTACTAAACGCTTTACGATGTCCATGACCTCAGGGTTGGCAAGAATAAAACCGCAGCGAACCGCCGCCAAACCAAAGGCTTTTGACAAGGTGCGAATGATCACCAAATTGGGGTATTCCTCAAGCAGATCAGCAAAGGAAGCGTCGGGTTGATATTCAATATACGCTTCATCGATAACCACTAACGTCTGCTCTTTAGTATGCTCAAGCAAGGTCGTCACTTGCGCTTTATCGAGCACTTGTCCGGTTGGGTTGTTTGGCGAGCATAAAAACACTACGTTGGCTTCAACGCTGGCCTCAATTAACGCTTCTAAGGGAAGCGCAAAGTCCGCTCCCTGCAAAGGCAAGGCCAAGGTTTGTACCAATGAAGCCTCGGCACAAAATTGATACATGGCATAGGTTGGCGTACAAATCGCAATCTTATCCTTACCGGGCTGGCAAAATGCACGGGTGATCAAATCAATGGCTTCATCAGCGCCGCGCACCGCTAACACCTCGGCTTGGGTGTTGGCATAGGCCTGATAAGCGGCTGCAACTTGGCCTGGCAAAAAGTCCGGGTAGCGATGGTATTGGCCGGCGTCTTGAGTGTACGCTATAGCCTGCTCTAACTCATTGGCATTTAACCAAATATCACCATGGCCCCCTATGCGACGAGCAGACTGGTAAGGTATTAATTTTTTTATCGACTCAGGGACGATAGCATCGATTAGACGTGACATTCACACCTCATAAAATACAAACAACTTTGAACAGCACGCATAGTTTTTTACACAAAATCTGTTTTTATGCACTAATTGTCAAAATGATTAATTAATAAATCATTCAATCAAAAAGTATTTGCAAAATGAATCGAAATAAAAGCATACTTGTCATGATAAAAACTCATGGCTATTAGTATGTCTCTTCCCTCGACAAAAGCACTGCAAATTTTTTTGGCGACCGCGCACCATTTAAGCTTTACTCGCGCCGCTCGTGATCTGCACTTAACTCAAGGGGCGGTCAGTCGTCAGATCATTTCATTAGAAGAAAAACTGGCGGTCAAACTGTTTTATCGCCACGCTCGAGGCTTGAGTTTAACCCCCAACGGTCAAATCCTCGTGCCCAAAGCCCAAGCCTTGATTGAGCAATTACAACAAACCGTTATTGAAGTGGCTCGTAACCACTCAACACTGCGCATCAACACGCCAAGTTGCGTGACCTCATGGCTGCTCGATAAATTAATGCACTTTCAACAAGCTCACCCAGAAATCGACGTTGAGTTAACCTCGACCATCAGTCATCAAACCGAGAGTAACTATCACGCCTTTGACATCGTCATCCTCTACGCCGAACAGCCCAAGTTACCCGGTATTGACTGTTTTTCTCTGTTTGCCGAGCAATTAACGCCGCTGTGTAGCCCTGAGTTGTGGCACAGTCGCTATGACCGCGACCACGCCCCACAAGCCGATGCCTTAACACACTTTGCTTGGCTGCACGCCAACCCGATGCAAAGCGATTGGTCTTTGTGGTTAAACGCGGTCAGTCAAACCAAGTTGGCCAGTAAAACCAACCAGCATTTCGCCACCCTAGACCAAGCCATGCAAGCGGCTCAACAAGGCTTTGGCATTGCGGTTGGCGACATTACCCTTGCCAAACAAGACATGAAATTAAAGCGTTTATTACAGCCTTTCGACACCGTCGTCCCTTCAGGGAAACATTATTATTTTAGCTATCCTGAACACATGGATAACCCTTCACTGTTTCTCTTGCGCGATTGGCTGCTTAATGAGAGCCGATACGACGGATGCCCTTAGGGTACGATCAGAGCTGGCAACACCTTGGTGCGGCCTGGGTTTCACCGACGACCTTTATCGTTGACGAATGAGGTTGAGCAAGGTTTGACGGGCGTGAGAAACGCGTACTTGACGAAGTGCACTTGGCAGCCAAATAAGGAAATAATCAATTTCGTGAGTGCCATGAGGTGAAGGGAGTTCCACCAAGTCACCATTTTTAATTTGCTCACGACATAGAAAATCTGGCATCACCGACCACCCAAAGCCCTGAATTAAGATGTTGCGCTGGGCACGAAAGTCAAGGTTGACAAGACTAGGGGTTAAGCTTTCGAGCGAGAGTTTGTTTTTTTTCAGCCAGGTTTCAATCAAGCTCAACTCCAAGTTATAAGACAGTAAATGCTCTTCACTCAAGCCTTGCGCAAGACTCTTCGCCCCTGCGATCCTCTCTGCCACCGCCTTAGAGGCCACAGGCAAGACACGACTCGTGTAAATACGTTCACTGCGCAATCGTTCATCGAGCACCGGATAAGCGGTAATACCCAAATCGCAATGACCTTCTAACAACATATTCTTGATCATGATACCGGTTTCGCTGTGCATGCGTACTTTCATGCCCGACGTCAATAAAGGCAATAATGGCTCACTTAAAATTTCAGCCATGAAATCCGCGTGGCCAACAATCTGTAATACTCCGGAAAGATCCATCGAGCGCGAGCGGGCGTTGGCAAGCGCCGCTTCGGCCATATCCAATTTATCACCGATGTCAAAGGCCAGCTCTTTGCCCGCGGCGGTCGGCTCTACCCCTGAGCTGGTGCGTTCAAATAACGGTTTACCCACGGCGATTTCTAAGCCGGTAATGTGTTGCGACACCGCAGGTTGAGTCAGATTTAACGCTTTGGCCGCGCGGCTCAGCGACCGTTGTCGGTACACCTCAATAAAGCTTCTCATTCTTACTAATGACATGGTTTCGCCTATAAATATTTTTATACCCTCTACAAAATAGCATAATTACCCGCCAATACCGATATTGAGTAACATGCCAATATCGAAAACGAGTTGTGTGACAAA from the Vibrio sp. HB236076 genome contains:
- a CDS encoding LysR substrate-binding domain-containing protein, translated to MSMSLPSTKALQIFLATAHHLSFTRAARDLHLTQGAVSRQIISLEEKLAVKLFYRHARGLSLTPNGQILVPKAQALIEQLQQTVIEVARNHSTLRINTPSCVTSWLLDKLMHFQQAHPEIDVELTSTISHQTESNYHAFDIVILYAEQPKLPGIDCFSLFAEQLTPLCSPELWHSRYDRDHAPQADALTHFAWLHANPMQSDWSLWLNAVSQTKLASKTNQHFATLDQAMQAAQQGFGIAVGDITLAKQDMKLKRLLQPFDTVVPSGKHYYFSYPEHMDNPSLFLLRDWLLNESRYDGCP
- a CDS encoding LysR family transcriptional regulator; the encoded protein is MSLVRMRSFIEVYRQRSLSRAAKALNLTQPAVSQHITGLEIAVGKPLFERTSSGVEPTAAGKELAFDIGDKLDMAEAALANARSRSMDLSGVLQIVGHADFMAEILSEPLLPLLTSGMKVRMHSETGIMIKNMLLEGHCDLGITAYPVLDERLRSERIYTSRVLPVASKAVAERIAGAKSLAQGLSEEHLLSYNLELSLIETWLKKNKLSLESLTPSLVNLDFRAQRNILIQGFGWSVMPDFLCREQIKNGDLVELPSPHGTHEIDYFLIWLPSALRQVRVSHARQTLLNLIRQR
- a CDS encoding NRDE family protein; this translates as MCTASWLVDNGAFHLFFNRDEQIDRVIATPPNYHQSPDGTQWVMPIDPQGGGSWIGVNEYGIALCLLNFYQGQTPQGPLVSRGQLVKTFIQHQSVDGLIKAFKQLDLSHYAPFTFVLFAPTQSPLAHNVRAMQWDGHSLCDSVAASPVSSSGYRYEEVIQFRRQHYTQHVLPNPTVAAHIDFHRHRSELSYLGPNLQRNDAKTVSFTHICIDQSHITMDYQDADSEAITRCSMRLKKHKDTEKRHVVG
- the hisC gene encoding histidinol-phosphate transaminase, with product MSRLIDAIVPESIKKLIPYQSARRIGGHGDIWLNANELEQAIAYTQDAGQYHRYPDFLPGQVAAAYQAYANTQAEVLAVRGADEAIDLITRAFCQPGKDKIAICTPTYAMYQFCAEASLVQTLALPLQGADFALPLEALIEASVEANVVFLCSPNNPTGQVLDKAQVTTLLEHTKEQTLVVIDEAYIEYQPDASFADLLEEYPNLVIIRTLSKAFGLAAVRCGFILANPEVMDIVKRLVPPYPMPDPSCELVLNALSEQGLTKMQTGVDSLIETRDWFAEQLSNYGFIERVYPSATNFVLVKTQPEFDLFDYLKQHGVVTRNQAHEDSLKHCVRITIGTRQTMQKVVDLIDQYTPQSQSTISQNTNQG
- a CDS encoding ABC transporter substrate-binding protein, which codes for MKKTFSLGLACLAMMTSHVVMAKEVRLASDFTYPPFNYKNAEGTPVGFDIEIADALCAEAKLECTWVSQGWDALIPSLLSRKADVIMASMRITEDRKKKVLFTDKYYQTPARFVAKSSADFAMDSQGLAGKTIGVQQGTIHDRYVTDKFADVATIKRYSGQDEVYLDMQNGRLDVTFGNADQLELAFLAKPEGQEFAFKGQAVTDKAYIGEGTALALRKQDKALAEQFNQAIKAIRANGTYDKIANKYFNFDIYGGDL
- a CDS encoding YHS domain-containing (seleno)protein — its product is MRKFWLLVSLLITPLMFSLSAHAQDPVYTSFFSSKAVGGYDTVAYFTENKPVKGSDQFKTRYQGADWYFSSQENLDLFVNNPDKYAPQYGGYCAWAVAAKNDFAPGDPLHWRIVGDKLYLNYDQSVQEMWNKDIPGFIAQAEQNWPALINQ